Within bacterium, the genomic segment AGCAGAATCGAAGCAAGTGTACACTTTTCGTCGCAGCGACGAAAATTTTTTACAAAAAGAAAGGGAAACAAAGAATGGAACAGGGAACCGTAAAATGGTTTAATTCCGAAAAAGGCTACGGTTTTATCCAACGCCCCAACGGCGCCGACGTTTTTGTACACTACAAAGCGATCACCGGTGAAGGCTTCAAAGCCCTCAACGAAGGCGACAAGGTTCAGTTCGACGTTGAAAAAGGCCCCAAAGGTCTTCAAGCGACCAACGTCAGCAAAATCTGACCTCGGAAACAACCGTTCTTCGCTAATCGGTTCTGACCGATGTAAAAAAGCCTTGCAGAAAATTCTGCAAGGCTTTTTATTTGGACCGCCGAAGCGCTCAAGACTCATAACCTTCCATCCGCTGAGCCACCAGTTGGGCGAGATCCAGTACCTGCAGGCCGCCTCCCCCTTCGCGCTCTTGGCTGGCGTCCGCCAGCATGCCAAGACAGAACGGACAGGCCGTGGCCAAACGCGCCGCACCGCTGGCCTCAGCCTCGCGCAGGCGCAGTCGGTTGATGCGCTCCCCCACTCACTCTTCCATAAACATGCGGCCGCCGCCCGCTCCACAGCAAAAACTATGGCTGCGCTGGCGCGGCATCTCCACACACGCTCCATCCTGCAGGACTTTGAGCACCTGCCGCGGCGCTTGATAAATTCCATTGTACCGGCCCAAATAGCACGAATCATGGTAAACGATGCGCTCAGATGAACCCCCGATTTTAATCCGTCCGCTGCGCAACAGCTCGGCCATCAATTCGCTGTGATGCACCACCTCGAACCGTCCCCCAAAGGCCTCATACTCGTTTTTAATCATATGATAGCCGTGCGGACAGGCGGTCAGCACCCTTTTGAATCGATAGCGGCTCATGGTGCGCACATTCTCTTCAGCCAACATCTGGGCGACATACTCGTTACCGCTGCGCCGGGCGGGATCGCCGCAGCACTTTTCCTCCGCCCCTAAAATCGCGAAATCGACGCCCGCAGCGATCAGTATCTTTGCCAGGGCGCGGGAGCTCTGTTTGCCGCGATCGTCAAAAGCGCCGGCGCAACCGAC encodes:
- a CDS encoding cold-shock protein, giving the protein MEQGTVKWFNSEKGYGFIQRPNGADVFVHYKAITGEGFKALNEGDKVQFDVEKGPKGLQATNVSKI